Proteins from a genomic interval of Clostridium scatologenes:
- a CDS encoding stage V sporulation protein S gives MEVLKVSAQSQPKSVAGALAAVLRGNISAEVQAVGAGAVNQAIKAIAITRGFVAPNGIDLVVVPAFSEIKIEGEERTAIKFIVEQR, from the coding sequence ATGGAAGTATTAAAAGTATCAGCTCAATCTCAACCAAAATCTGTAGCAGGGGCATTGGCAGCAGTGCTTAGAGGAAACATTTCAGCAGAAGTTCAGGCTGTTGGAGCAGGGGCAGTTAATCAAGCTATAAAGGCTATTGCAATTACACGGGGATTTGTAGCCCCCAATGGTATTGATTTGGTAGTGGTTCCAGCTTTCTCTGAAATAAAAATAGAAGGTGAAGAAAGAACTGCCATAAAATTTATAGTTGAACAGAGATAA
- the pta gene encoding phosphate acetyltransferase has protein sequence MKLMDEIWKKAKANKKTIVLPEGEEERTLKASAKIVEEGLANLVLVGNEKVIREKAASLGVNLEGVNVVDPETSENTAKYANGFYELRKKKGMTPEKADKIVRDPLYYGTMMVKLGDGDGMVSGAIHTTGDLLRPGLQIIKTAPGVSVVSSTFIMNIPNCEYGKDGMLLFADCAVNPCPTSEELASIAVSTAETAKNLCGMDPKVAMLSFSTMGSASHELVDKVTKATELAKSMRPDLDIDGELQLDAAIVQKVADLKAPNSKIAGKANVLVFPDIQAGNIGYKLVQRFAKAEAVGPVCQGFAKPINDLSRGCSAEDIVNVVAITAVQAQAQEK, from the coding sequence ATGAAATTAATGGATGAGATTTGGAAAAAAGCGAAAGCTAATAAAAAGACAATCGTTTTACCAGAAGGTGAAGAAGAAAGAACACTTAAAGCAAGTGCAAAAATAGTAGAAGAAGGACTTGCAAATTTAGTCCTTGTAGGAAATGAAAAAGTAATAAGAGAAAAAGCTGCAAGTCTTGGAGTCAATTTAGAAGGAGTAAATGTAGTAGATCCTGAAACTTCAGAGAATACTGCGAAATATGCTAATGGATTCTATGAATTGAGAAAGAAAAAAGGAATGACTCCAGAAAAAGCAGATAAAATAGTAAGAGATCCTCTATATTATGGAACAATGATGGTAAAATTAGGGGATGGAGATGGAATGGTTTCAGGAGCTATTCATACTACTGGTGATCTTTTAAGACCAGGACTTCAAATAATTAAAACTGCTCCTGGAGTATCAGTTGTTTCAAGTACATTTATTATGAATATACCAAATTGTGAATATGGAAAAGATGGAATGCTCCTTTTTGCAGATTGTGCAGTTAACCCATGTCCAACTTCAGAAGAATTAGCTTCAATTGCTGTAAGCACAGCAGAAACTGCAAAAAATCTTTGTGGAATGGATCCAAAGGTTGCAATGCTATCATTCTCAACTATGGGAAGTGCTAGCCATGAATTAGTTGATAAAGTAACAAAGGCTACTGAGCTTGCAAAATCAATGAGACCAGATTTAGATATAGATGGAGAATTACAGCTTGATGCTGCTATAGTTCAAAAAGTAGCTGATTTAAAAGCTCCAAATAGCAAAATAGCAGGAAAGGCAAATGTATTAGTATTCCCAGATATTCAAGCTGGAAATATAGGATACAAATTAGTTCAAAGATTTGCTAAAGCAGAAGCTGTAGGACCAGTTTGTCAAGGATTTGCTAAACCAATCAATGATTTATCAAGAGGATGTAGTGCTGAAGATATAGTTAATGTTGTTGCTATAACTGCAGTTCAAGCACAAGCACAAGAAAAATAA
- a CDS encoding YceD family protein produces MKLDVSELLKREKATKELHLEIQEESFHDGRETIKFLQPIKLNGTLDKIGDMLTLNGTISTMLELTCSRCLEKFSYAVDITIEEQFTNNDGASRDGDVIFIDSDTIDITEVIENNIIVEMPIKRLCREDCKGLCHKCGNNLNFATCQCEDDDIDPRLAKLKDMFSTD; encoded by the coding sequence ATGAAATTAGATGTGTCAGAGTTATTAAAAAGAGAAAAGGCCACAAAAGAGCTCCATCTTGAAATTCAAGAAGAAAGTTTTCATGATGGTAGGGAAACTATAAAATTTCTACAGCCAATTAAATTAAATGGAACACTAGATAAAATTGGTGATATGCTTACTTTAAATGGCACTATAAGCACCATGTTAGAGCTAACTTGTTCAAGGTGTCTTGAAAAGTTTAGTTATGCTGTAGATATTACCATTGAAGAACAATTTACCAATAATGATGGAGCAAGTAGAGATGGCGATGTCATCTTTATTGATAGTGATACAATAGATATCACAGAAGTAATTGAAAACAATATAATTGTAGAGATGCCAATTAAAAGGCTTTGTAGAGAAGATTGCAAAGGATTATGTCATAAATGTGGTAATAATCTAAATTTTGCTACATGCCAATGTGAAGATGATGATATAGACCCGAGATTGGCAAAATTGAAAGACATGTTTTCGACTGATTAA
- the acpP gene encoding acyl carrier protein has protein sequence MMFEKIQNLISEQLGISAEEVTMEASFIDDLGADSLDVVELIMALETEFDLEIPDEDAEKITTVGDVVEYIKNHTEE, from the coding sequence ATTATGTTTGAAAAAATTCAAAATTTAATTTCAGAGCAGCTTGGTATAAGCGCAGAAGAAGTAACTATGGAAGCATCATTTATTGATGATTTAGGTGCTGATTCACTTGATGTTGTTGAATTAATAATGGCTTTGGAAACAGAGTTTGATTTAGAAATACCTGATGAAGATGCTGAAAAAATAACTACTGTTGGTGACGTAGTTGAGTACATAAAAAATCATACTGAAGAGTAG
- the rsmD gene encoding 16S rRNA (guanine(966)-N(2))-methyltransferase RsmD translates to MRIIAGLAKGRKIMSPIGMDTTRPTLDRVKEAMFNIIQNKTYGSIALDVFSGTGSLGLEAASRGAKQCYLVDRSPETYSFLVKNVQNLKFEQICKCINMDSYKALEEFSRKKIVFDLIFIDPPYMKDMIPPAVEIIEKEGLLNKDGLIVTKIDTREELYQGTDKIILVDYRKYGKTTVCFYRYRED, encoded by the coding sequence ATGAGAATTATTGCAGGTCTTGCAAAGGGAAGAAAAATTATGTCACCAATTGGTATGGATACCACGAGACCTACTTTAGATAGAGTAAAAGAAGCTATGTTTAACATAATACAAAACAAAACGTATGGTTCAATAGCTTTGGATGTGTTTTCTGGAACAGGAAGTTTAGGATTAGAAGCTGCTAGCAGAGGAGCTAAGCAATGTTATTTAGTTGACAGAAGTCCTGAAACTTATTCATTTTTAGTTAAAAATGTTCAAAATCTGAAATTTGAACAAATTTGTAAGTGTATTAATATGGATTCATATAAGGCTTTAGAAGAATTTTCGAGAAAAAAAATAGTTTTTGATTTGATTTTTATAGATCCTCCTTATATGAAGGATATGATTCCACCTGCAGTTGAAATTATAGAAAAAGAAGGATTATTAAATAAAGATGGACTTATAGTAACTAAAATTGATACTAGAGAAGAATTATATCAAGGAACAGATAAAATAATACTTGTTGATTATAGAAAGTATGGTAAAACAACAGTTTGTTTTTATAGGTACAGGGAGGATTAA
- a CDS encoding DUF4044 domain-containing protein, whose product MKKEKREKMTKIFVFLVVIIFVVSIIPQLFGR is encoded by the coding sequence ATGAAAAAAGAGAAAAGAGAAAAAATGACTAAAATATTTGTATTTCTGGTAGTAATTATATTTGTGGTTAGTATAATTCCACAGCTATTTGGAAGATAA
- a CDS encoding elongator complex protein 3 has translation MGKNHYIIPIFVPHEGCPHNCVFCNQNTITGSSGKIDAEFTRNTIEEYLKTIKKENSIVEVSFFGGTFTAISMEKQKEFLAVAKQYKEKGFIDLIHLSTRPDYINDDILTNLKNYSVDVIELGVQSLDEEVLLKSGRGHSPEDVVKASNLIKKYGFVLGHQIMLGLPGDSFEKDIETTKKSMLMKPDIYRIYPALVIKDTPMEKMYKSGMYKPYDLYEAVEISKEIYCMLTSNNINVIRIGLQPTEEINEGKEIVAGPFHAAFRELVEGSLYNQCILEEIDKVKEEKIMIKVNSKDLSKIYANKKKFFEDIKQQLITTNIQVKQDNCVQRGNLLFIYGEKSKNISIFEYMSKKYKEGKYRVL, from the coding sequence ATGGGTAAAAATCATTATATAATACCTATATTTGTGCCTCATGAAGGATGTCCACACAATTGCGTATTTTGCAATCAAAATACTATAACAGGAAGCAGTGGGAAAATAGATGCTGAATTTACTAGAAATACTATAGAAGAATATTTAAAAACTATAAAAAAAGAAAATTCAATAGTGGAGGTTTCTTTTTTTGGAGGTACATTTACAGCAATAAGTATGGAAAAGCAGAAGGAATTTTTGGCTGTAGCAAAACAATATAAAGAAAAAGGATTTATAGATCTTATACACTTATCTACAAGACCTGATTATATAAACGATGATATACTTACAAATCTTAAAAATTATTCTGTAGATGTAATAGAACTTGGCGTTCAATCCTTAGATGAAGAAGTACTTCTAAAATCTGGAAGAGGACATTCGCCAGAAGATGTAGTTAAAGCATCAAACCTTATTAAGAAATATGGATTTGTGTTAGGACATCAAATTATGTTAGGTTTACCAGGGGATAGTTTTGAAAAAGATATAGAAACTACTAAAAAGTCTATGCTCATGAAACCAGATATATATAGAATATATCCTGCACTGGTTATTAAAGATACACCTATGGAAAAAATGTATAAGAGTGGTATGTATAAGCCTTATGATTTATATGAAGCAGTAGAAATATCAAAAGAAATATACTGTATGCTTACTTCCAATAATATAAATGTTATAAGAATTGGACTTCAGCCAACAGAGGAAATAAATGAAGGAAAAGAGATTGTGGCAGGTCCTTTTCATGCTGCATTTAGAGAATTGGTGGAAGGAAGTTTATATAATCAATGCATATTAGAAGAGATAGATAAGGTTAAAGAAGAAAAGATTATGATTAAAGTTAATAGTAAAGATTTATCAAAAATATATGCGAATAAAAAAAAGTTTTTTGAAGACATTAAACAACAATTAATTACAACAAATATTCAAGTAAAACAGGATAACTGTGTACAAAGAGGAAATCTTCTTTTCATATATGGCGAAAAAAGTAAAAACATATCAATTTTTGAATATATGAGCAAAAAATATAAAGAAGGGAAATACAGGGTTTTATAG
- the coaD gene encoding pantetheine-phosphate adenylyltransferase, translating into MRTAVYPGSFDPITNGHLDIIKRSSKVFDELVVGVLINPQKKGLFDIEERVELIKRAVKDIPNVKVESFSGLLINFLRHKNAKVIVKGLRAVSDFEYEFQMSLMNSKLDPNIETVFMMASSGNSFLSSSSVKQVAMFGGCIEGLVPDSVMPAVINKIKNL; encoded by the coding sequence ATGAGAACAGCAGTATATCCTGGAAGTTTTGATCCTATAACTAATGGACATTTAGATATAATAAAAAGATCTTCAAAGGTTTTTGATGAATTGGTTGTTGGAGTATTAATAAATCCTCAAAAAAAAGGACTTTTTGATATAGAAGAAAGAGTTGAATTGATTAAAAGAGCAGTTAAAGATATACCAAATGTAAAGGTTGAAAGTTTCAGTGGATTACTGATTAATTTTTTGAGACACAAAAATGCTAAGGTAATAGTTAAAGGACTTAGAGCTGTTTCGGATTTTGAATATGAGTTTCAAATGTCACTTATGAATAGTAAATTGGATCCTAATATAGAAACAGTATTTATGATGGCTAGTTCTGGAAATTCTTTTTTAAGCTCTTCGTCAGTTAAGCAAGTAGCTATGTTTGGTGGATGTATTGAAGGATTAGTACCAGATAGTGTAATGCCAGCTGTAATTAATAAGATAAAAAACCTTTAG
- a CDS encoding nucleotidyltransferase — protein MNITGIIVEYNPFHNGHLHHIKKSKSLTNCDAIVAIMSGNFVQRGLPAIVDKWTRTRMALMNGVDLVIELPLIYSLSSAEFFASGAISLLNNLGIVNNLCFGSECGDIETLLYLSKILSEEPKNLKKFLRDELNKGLSYPLARSNALLKFLKVSSSESFHFKNIEEILNSPNNILGLEYCKKLIELNSNILPFTINREGGHYNSTVFNEQFSSASSIRKYMKENINMDTLEKYIPQNVYDLLLNLNENNYHFTFEDEMISYIKYKYTLYKNSILKLPDVSEGIENRIFKVLENTENFNDLILYSKTKRYTYTRINRILCQFFLGMENWDTATLRKNSCPYARILGFNSKGSKILKALKQTSNIPIYTKLPKDPIHTLSLDIHGTKVYSLLNKSINPNADYLTSPIIIK, from the coding sequence ATGAACATTACAGGAATTATAGTTGAATATAACCCTTTTCATAATGGGCATTTACATCATATAAAAAAATCGAAATCACTAACTAATTGTGATGCTATTGTTGCAATAATGAGTGGTAACTTCGTTCAAAGAGGACTTCCTGCCATAGTTGATAAATGGACTAGAACTAGAATGGCATTAATGAATGGAGTTGATTTAGTTATAGAGCTTCCTTTAATTTACAGTTTATCTTCTGCTGAATTTTTTGCTAGTGGAGCCATAAGCCTTTTAAATAATTTGGGAATAGTAAACAACCTATGTTTTGGAAGTGAATGTGGCGATATTGAAACTTTATTATACTTATCAAAAATACTATCTGAAGAACCTAAAAATTTAAAAAAATTTCTCAGAGATGAACTCAATAAAGGTCTTTCTTACCCACTTGCAAGAAGTAACGCATTATTAAAATTTTTGAAAGTTTCCAGCAGTGAATCATTTCATTTTAAAAATATTGAAGAAATTTTAAATTCTCCTAATAATATTTTGGGTTTAGAATATTGCAAAAAATTAATTGAATTAAATAGTAATATTTTACCCTTTACCATAAATAGAGAAGGCGGACACTATAATAGTACTGTTTTTAATGAACAATTTTCTAGTGCATCTTCCATAAGAAAATATATGAAAGAAAATATAAACATGGATACTTTGGAAAAATATATTCCACAAAATGTATATGACTTATTATTAAATCTAAATGAAAACAATTACCATTTTACCTTTGAGGATGAAATGATCTCTTATATAAAATATAAATATACACTATATAAAAATTCTATATTAAAACTTCCAGACGTATCTGAAGGTATTGAAAATAGAATATTCAAAGTCCTAGAAAACACTGAAAACTTTAATGACCTAATATTATATTCCAAAACTAAAAGATATACTTATACTCGTATAAACAGAATTCTATGCCAATTTTTTCTAGGAATGGAGAATTGGGATACTGCAACTTTAAGAAAAAATTCTTGTCCATATGCTAGAATTCTTGGTTTTAATTCCAAAGGTTCAAAAATTTTGAAAGCATTAAAACAAACCTCAAATATCCCTATATACACTAAACTTCCCAAAGATCCAATTCATACTTTAAGTTTGGATATACATGGTACTAAGGTTTATAGTCTCTTAAATAAAAGCATAAATCCTAATGCAGACTATTTAACAAGCCCAATAATAATTAAATAG
- the ylbJ gene encoding sporulation integral membrane protein YlbJ, whose product MKIILYILIILIIILLALLLKNKNIFVTIICSLIILEIIASPKLCIDGAVSGSLLFFYKVFPSLFSFLIVSNVIMAYDGIYIYSKILGTALCRPLRLPKSCSFVLMISLLCGYPLGAKYACDLYEKNIINLKTCERLLNIASNASPLFVLGSVGISMLKDSKIGYILLLSNALSCIAMGFFLPADIYGQKNGFKGTHTYSDSNIGNVLKSSIENSIKTCLSIGGFVTLFSVVNNIVKSNYLFSSFSYKLSLLLNTPQDILQGFLLGIIEMTNGCNLVSSSNSSILLKIALVSFLFTFSGFSIISQVYSFTYKFNISMKKYTFRKILQGISCSIISIILYKLMYFSQSKQSFNINYISTYSLEYSFIITIIFLIMLPWIIFKIKKLFHIS is encoded by the coding sequence TTGAAAATTATTTTATACATATTAATAATACTCATAATTATATTGCTAGCTCTTTTACTGAAGAACAAAAATATTTTTGTAACCATAATTTGTTCTTTAATTATATTGGAAATAATAGCTTCTCCTAAGTTGTGTATAGATGGAGCAGTATCCGGATCCTTACTTTTTTTCTACAAAGTATTTCCTTCTTTATTTTCATTTTTAATCGTATCAAATGTAATAATGGCTTACGATGGCATATATATATACTCTAAAATTCTTGGTACTGCTTTATGTAGACCATTAAGACTTCCTAAGAGCTGTAGCTTTGTGTTAATGATAAGTTTACTTTGTGGATATCCCTTAGGCGCAAAATATGCTTGCGATCTGTATGAAAAGAATATAATAAACTTAAAAACCTGTGAAAGGTTATTAAATATAGCTTCAAATGCAAGTCCTCTATTTGTACTTGGGTCTGTGGGTATATCCATGTTAAAAGACTCTAAAATAGGATATATATTATTATTATCAAATGCTCTCTCATGTATAGCTATGGGTTTTTTTCTTCCTGCAGATATTTATGGACAAAAAAATGGCTTTAAAGGAACCCACACTTACTCAGATTCAAACATTGGTAATGTTCTTAAATCTAGTATCGAAAATTCCATTAAAACCTGCCTATCTATAGGCGGATTTGTTACCCTTTTTTCTGTAGTAAATAACATTGTTAAAAGTAACTATTTATTTAGTAGTTTTTCATATAAGCTTTCTCTATTGCTTAATACTCCACAAGACATATTACAGGGATTCCTGCTTGGAATAATAGAAATGACTAATGGATGCAATTTAGTTTCATCATCAAATTCATCCATACTATTAAAAATAGCACTAGTAAGTTTTCTTTTTACATTTAGTGGATTCTCCATTATTTCACAAGTTTACTCTTTTACTTATAAATTTAATATTTCCATGAAAAAATATACTTTCAGAAAGATACTACAAGGTATAAGTTGCTCTATAATAAGCATTATTCTTTATAAACTTATGTATTTCAGTCAATCAAAACAAAGCTTCAATATAAATTATATAAGCACTTACTCACTTGAATATAGCTTTATAATAACAATTATCTTTTTAATAATGTTACCTTGGATTATTTTTAAGATCAAGAAGCTATTTCATATCTCTTAG
- the plsX gene encoding phosphate acyltransferase PlsX translates to MIIAVDGMGGDFAPAAVVDGCVQAVKEYDVNIIITGKKELIEKELNKYKYPKDKIEILNAEEIITTNEAPVMAVRKKKDSSLVKAFELVKQGKAQGVVSAGSTGAIMTAATLIAGRIKGIDRVTLAPIIPGKNGAFMVTDVGANVDCKPQYLIQFALMGKIYFENILKISNPSIGLINIGVEEEKGNELTKSTYQMFKLKSDEFNFVGNVEPRDVCNGDVNILVCDGFVGNTVLKMYEGVAMSLFSMIKEEIMKSFTTKVGAALLKPVFKGLKKKMDYSEYGGSVFLGSKVISIKAHGSSDSKAFKNAIKQAYNCYENKIVDKIKIQLEKLAEEN, encoded by the coding sequence ATGATTATTGCAGTAGATGGTATGGGAGGAGATTTTGCACCAGCAGCTGTTGTAGATGGATGTGTTCAAGCTGTAAAAGAATATGATGTAAATATAATTATTACAGGGAAGAAAGAACTTATTGAAAAGGAATTGAATAAGTATAAATATCCTAAGGATAAAATTGAAATACTTAATGCTGAAGAGATAATAACTACAAATGAAGCTCCAGTTATGGCTGTTAGAAAGAAAAAGGACTCTAGTTTAGTTAAAGCTTTTGAATTAGTAAAACAAGGAAAAGCTCAAGGTGTTGTTTCGGCGGGAAGTACAGGGGCGATAATGACGGCAGCAACACTTATAGCGGGAAGAATTAAAGGGATAGATAGAGTGACTCTAGCACCTATTATTCCAGGCAAAAATGGAGCTTTCATGGTAACAGATGTAGGAGCTAATGTTGATTGTAAACCTCAATATTTAATTCAATTTGCTTTAATGGGGAAAATATACTTTGAAAATATTTTGAAGATTAGTAATCCAAGTATAGGGTTAATAAATATAGGAGTGGAAGAAGAAAAGGGAAACGAGCTAACTAAAAGTACTTATCAAATGTTTAAACTTAAATCAGATGAGTTCAATTTTGTAGGCAATGTGGAACCAAGAGATGTTTGTAATGGTGATGTAAATATTTTAGTTTGTGATGGATTTGTAGGAAATACTGTGCTTAAGATGTATGAAGGGGTTGCAATGAGTTTATTTAGCATGATTAAAGAAGAAATTATGAAATCATTTACAACGAAAGTAGGTGCAGCACTACTAAAACCTGTGTTTAAAGGACTAAAGAAAAAAATGGACTATTCCGAATATGGAGGATCTGTATTTTTAGGATCAAAAGTAATTTCTATAAAAGCCCACGGCAGTTCAGATAGTAAAGCTTTCAAAAATGCAATAAAACAAGCTTATAATTGTTATGAAAATAAAATTGTAGATAAGATAAAAATTCAACTGGAAAAGTTGGCAGAAGAAAATTAA
- a CDS encoding acetate/propionate family kinase — translation MKVLVINCGSSSLKYQLINMEDEKVLAKGLVERIGIEGSILTQKVNGEKYIIEQPMKDHKVAIKLVLDALVDKEHGVISSMSEISAVGHRVVHGGEKYAESVLINEDVMKALEECVKLAPLHNPPNIIGINACKELMPNTPMVSVFDTSFHQTLPDYAFTYALPYELYTNNGVRKYGFHGTSHRFVSAEAAKMMGRDPKELKIITCHLGNGASLCAVDGGKAVDTTMGFTPLAGLVMGTRCGDVDPSIIPFLMKELNLSVDEINDLINKKSGVFGVSGVSSDFRDIENAAKEGNKRAELAINLFDYRVRTSIGSYVAALNGVDAIVFTAGLGENSGVNRAKICEGLTYLGIKIDAEKNAQRGEAIEISTADSKVKVFVIPTDEELMIARDTKNIVTSGK, via the coding sequence ATGAAAGTATTAGTAATAAATTGTGGAAGTTCATCATTAAAGTATCAATTAATTAACATGGAAGATGAAAAAGTACTAGCAAAAGGATTAGTTGAGAGAATAGGAATAGAAGGTTCAATATTGACTCAAAAAGTTAATGGAGAAAAGTATATTATTGAACAACCAATGAAAGATCATAAAGTTGCAATAAAATTAGTATTGGATGCTTTAGTTGATAAAGAACATGGAGTAATCAGCAGCATGTCAGAAATATCAGCAGTAGGTCACAGAGTTGTTCATGGCGGAGAAAAATATGCAGAATCAGTACTTATAAATGAAGATGTCATGAAAGCTTTAGAAGAATGTGTTAAATTAGCACCACTTCATAATCCACCAAACATAATAGGAATAAATGCTTGTAAAGAATTGATGCCAAATACTCCAATGGTTAGTGTGTTTGATACATCATTCCATCAAACTTTACCAGACTATGCATTTACATATGCGTTACCATATGAACTTTATACTAACAATGGTGTAAGAAAATATGGATTCCATGGAACTTCTCATAGATTTGTATCAGCAGAAGCTGCAAAAATGATGGGTAGAGATCCAAAGGAATTAAAAATAATAACTTGTCATTTAGGAAATGGTGCTAGTCTTTGTGCTGTAGATGGAGGAAAGGCTGTAGATACTACAATGGGATTTACTCCACTTGCAGGACTTGTTATGGGAACTAGATGTGGAGATGTAGACCCTTCAATAATACCTTTCTTAATGAAAGAATTAAATTTAAGTGTGGATGAAATTAATGATTTAATAAATAAAAAATCGGGTGTATTCGGTGTATCAGGAGTAAGCAGTGACTTCAGAGATATTGAGAATGCAGCTAAAGAAGGAAATAAAAGAGCAGAGCTTGCAATAAATCTATTTGATTATAGAGTAAGAACTTCTATTGGTTCTTATGTAGCAGCTTTAAATGGAGTAGATGCAATAGTATTTACAGCAGGACTTGGTGAAAACTCAGGCGTAAATAGAGCAAAGATTTGCGAAGGATTAACTTATTTAGGAATTAAAATAGATGCAGAAAAGAATGCACAAAGAGGAGAAGCAATTGAAATAAGTACTGCAGATTCAAAAGTTAAAGTATTTGTAATTCCAACAGATGAAGAACTTATGATAGCTAGAGATACAAAAAATATTGTAACATCTGGTAAATAA
- the rpmF gene encoding 50S ribosomal protein L32 produces the protein MGNPARRFSKGRRDRRRAQTFKLSLPGIVECPQCHEMKLAHRVCKSCGYYNGKEVVSTEK, from the coding sequence GTGGGAAATCCAGCGAGAAGATTTTCAAAAGGAAGAAGAGATAGAAGAAGAGCACAAACTTTCAAATTAAGTTTACCAGGAATAGTTGAATGTCCTCAGTGTCATGAAATGAAACTTGCTCATAGAGTGTGCAAGAGTTGTGGATATTATAATGGCAAAGAAGTTGTTTCAACAGAAAAATAA
- the rnc gene encoding ribonuclease III — protein sequence MNKNDIFVELERKLDICFKDKELLKVALTHSSYANGKKNIKFNERLEFLGDSVLQISISEYLFLNYSKKTEGELTKRRALIVCENSLYEIAKKWDLGKHIRMSKGEELTGGRERVSILADCVEAIIAAIYIDAGFQKAKEFVLINFKETIDKAIKNKIVLDYKTKLQEVMQKNGDVDIQYDLIKYEGPPHRRKFYTQVSVNSKVLGNGTGYSKKESEQSAAKKALKGLEKDNG from the coding sequence ATAAATAAAAATGATATATTTGTAGAACTAGAACGAAAGTTAGACATATGCTTTAAAGATAAAGAATTATTAAAAGTAGCATTAACACATAGTTCTTATGCAAATGGAAAGAAGAATATTAAATTTAATGAAAGATTAGAATTTTTAGGAGATTCTGTGCTTCAGATTTCTATATCTGAATATTTATTTTTAAATTATTCAAAAAAAACTGAAGGAGAACTTACTAAGAGAAGAGCACTTATTGTATGTGAAAATTCTCTTTATGAAATAGCTAAGAAATGGGATCTTGGAAAACATATAAGAATGAGTAAAGGTGAAGAGCTTACAGGTGGAAGAGAAAGAGTATCAATATTGGCAGATTGTGTGGAAGCTATAATAGCAGCTATTTATATTGATGCTGGTTTTCAAAAGGCAAAGGAATTTGTACTTATTAATTTCAAAGAAACTATAGATAAAGCAATAAAGAATAAAATAGTATTGGATTACAAAACAAAGCTTCAAGAGGTAATGCAAAAAAATGGTGATGTAGATATACAATATGATCTAATTAAATATGAAGGACCTCCTCACAGAAGAAAATTTTACACACAGGTATCTGTAAATAGTAAAGTTTTAGGTAATGGTACAGGTTATAGTAAAAAAGAATCTGAACAAAGCGCTGCAAAAAAAGCACTAAAGGGGTTGGAGAAAGATAATGGGTAA